DNA from Pseudomonadota bacterium:
CGTGGTGCGTGGCAAGTTCATGGCGAAGCCCGGCCGTCAGTTCATGATCCGCAAGGAGGTGTACGTGCGGGTGCAGCAGGCCTTCGACGAAGCCGGGATTCCCTTCGCGCGCAAGCAGGTCATGGTGCACATCC
Protein-coding regions in this window:
- a CDS encoding mechanosensitive ion channel family protein; translated protein: VVRGKFMAKPGRQFMIRKEVYVRVQQAFDEAGIPFARKQVMVHIPGLDDRNALDNADQRRIAAAAADAATPPALPDGSKGA